One genomic segment of Tripterygium wilfordii isolate XIE 37 chromosome 9, ASM1340144v1, whole genome shotgun sequence includes these proteins:
- the LOC120006157 gene encoding cytochrome P450 77A1-like, translated as MRLVEKFCSIFSIKKIEFSLYVYKLHPCHNPTRIFSSSPSIMDVTGLLLLLFSLIFLRFWWRRWSVTGGGPKNLPPGPPGWPLVGNLGQVILGGRHFVFVVRDLRAKYGPIFTMKMGQRNLVIVTSSDLLHEALIQRGPTFASRPADSPIRNLFSVGKCAINSGLYGPLWRTLRRNFVSELINPVRIKQCGWIRNWAMENLLKWLQKEADENGVVEVMRNCRRTICGILVCICFGIKMSEEEIKKIENVTTEVMLMTTPKLPDFFPVLAPLFRRHMKEAKALRRRQMECLVPLVKNRRAFVEGNGVPSLDMASPIGAAYIDSLFGLEAPGRTCLGDEELVTLVTELIIAGTDTSATVVEWALYELVQNQDIQQKLYDEIVDFVGKDGEINEDDIEKMTYLGTVVKETLRRHPPGHFVLSHAPTKETELGGYTIPADANVEFYTAWVAEDPNVWKDPGVFRPDRFLDGDGVDVDMTGTRGVKMLPFGAGRRSCPGMVLGVLHVNMLLARLVHAFKWVPAPNNPPDPTETFQFTVVMKNPLKAVILPR; from the coding sequence ATGAGGTTAGTTGAGAAATTTTGTAGTATATTTTCTataaagaaaattgaattcTCTCTGTATGTTTATAAGCTACACCCGTGTCACAACCCAACTAGAATTTTCTCATCTTCCCCTTCAATAATGGACGTCACAGGCCTTCTCCTCCTTCTTTTCTCCCTCATCTTCCTCCGTTTCTGGTGGCGACGATGGTCGGTCACCGGCGGAGGACCCAAGAATCTCCCGCCGGGACCTCCAGGGTGGCCTCTAGTGGGTAACTTGGGCCAGGTGATCCTCGGGGGACgtcattttgtgtttgtggTGCGTGATCTGCGTGCAAAGTACGGCCCAATATTCACCATGAAAATGGGCCAACGCAATCTTGTTATCGTCACCAGCTCTGATCTGCTCCACGAGGCCCTAATCCAAAGAGGCCCAACATTCGCGAGCCGACCCGCTGACTCCCCGATCCGGAATTTGTTCAGTGTTGGAAAGTGCGCCATCAACTCGGGTCTCTACGGACCTCTGTGGAGAACACTGCGTAGGAACTTCGTCAGTGAGTTGATTAACCCTGTCAGAATCAAGCAATGTGGGTGGATTCGAAATTGGGCCATGGAGAATCTCTTGAAGTGGCTCCAGAAAGAAGCGGATGAAAACGGCGTCGTTGAAGTGATGAGGAACTGTAGACGGACCATCTGCGGTATTTTGGTGTGTATTTGTTTTGGAATCAAGATGTCAgaggaagaaatcaagaaaattgagaatGTGACGACGGAGGTTATGTTAATGACGACGCCGAAGCTCCCGGATTTCTTCCCTGTTCTTGCGCCATTGTTTCGGCGACATATGAAGGAAGCGAAGGCGTTACGAAGGAGACAAATGGAGTGCTTGGTTCCACTGGTGAAGAATCGAAGAGCCTTTGTGGAGGGTAATGGAGTTCCTAGCCTGGACATGGCTAGCCCGATTGGTGCTGCCTATATTGATTCTCTGTTTGGGCTAGAGGCACCGGGTCGGACGTGTTTGGGAGATGAAGAACTAGTGACACTGGTGACGGAATTGATTATCGCCGGAACTGACACGAGTGCGACGGTTGTGGAATGGGCTTTGTATGAACTGGTTCAAAATCAAGATATTCAACAAAAATTGTACGACGAAATTGTCGATTTTGTTGGCAAAGATGGAGAGATTAACGAAGATGACATCGAGAAAATGACGTATCTCGGGACGGTTGTTAAAGAGACCTTACGGCGACACCCGCCAGGACATTTCGTGTTATCTCACGCGCCGACGAAGGAGACTGAGCTCGGTGGGTATACAATTCCGGCGGATGCGAATGTGGAGTTTTACACAGCTTGGGTGGCTGAGGATCCGAATGTTTGGAAGGATCCGGGTGTGTTCCGACCCGATAGGTTCTTGGATGGCGATGGTGTTGACGTGGACATGACAGGGACACGTGGAGTGAAGATGCTGCCATTTGGTGCCGGACGGCGCAGTTGTCCGGGTATGGTTCTTGGTGTCTTGCACGTTAATATGTTGCTTGCGAGATTGGTCCATGCTTTTAAGTGGGTGCCCGCACCGAATAATCCACCCGACCCGACAGAGACCTTTCAATTTACTGTTGTGATGAAGAATCCTCTGAAAGCAGTTATTTTACCTCGGTAA